The Herminiimonas arsenitoxidans genome window below encodes:
- a CDS encoding MucB/RseB C-terminal domain-containing protein, which translates to MRQTLGFLRFVVLFSSVIAFTAHAENVGTNSGQHDTQVLLKKIQSSAQKLNYSGTFVYQQGSQVRTSRITHIFNGKNELEKLEILDGKPREYIRNNEEIACYVPENKSIRVEKRITKDVFPAILGANPTDLAEHYNLKKGETGRVAGFDCQAIILEPKDNLRYGYKLWAEKSTGLLLKAQTLNEKNEVVEQIAFTQLSIGHIDPSRVKPSFPNTHGWRVENAVMSDANLSGWSVKEIPAGFKKIREMKRLITDTAPATDNAAPTQREVSQIVYSDGLAAISVFIESGTQSRTEGSMQQGAMNIVGKRQGDYWLTVVGEVPATAIKQVSNSIEFKPK; encoded by the coding sequence ATGCGGCAAACATTAGGATTTCTCAGATTCGTTGTTCTTTTTTCTAGCGTCATTGCGTTTACAGCCCATGCAGAAAACGTTGGCACAAATAGTGGACAGCACGATACGCAAGTTTTGCTGAAGAAAATTCAGTCATCTGCTCAAAAGCTGAATTACTCAGGCACCTTTGTTTATCAGCAAGGCAGCCAGGTGCGTACTTCTCGTATCACGCATATTTTCAATGGCAAAAACGAGCTGGAAAAACTTGAAATCCTCGACGGTAAACCGCGCGAATACATACGCAACAATGAAGAGATTGCTTGCTATGTGCCGGAAAACAAATCGATACGTGTAGAAAAACGCATTACGAAGGATGTGTTCCCAGCCATTTTGGGCGCGAATCCAACCGATTTGGCTGAGCACTACAACCTGAAAAAAGGTGAGACTGGCCGTGTCGCTGGTTTCGACTGTCAGGCAATTATCCTGGAACCTAAAGACAATCTTCGCTATGGCTACAAGCTATGGGCGGAGAAGTCGACCGGGTTGTTGTTGAAAGCGCAAACGCTGAACGAAAAGAATGAAGTCGTTGAACAGATCGCTTTTACGCAACTGTCCATCGGTCATATCGATCCTAGTCGTGTAAAACCTAGCTTCCCTAATACGCATGGTTGGCGCGTAGAAAATGCTGTGATGAGTGATGCAAATCTCTCCGGCTGGTCGGTTAAAGAGATACCGGCAGGTTTCAAAAAAATACGTGAAATGAAGCGCTTGATTACAGATACTGCGCCTGCTACGGATAATGCAGCGCCAACGCAGCGTGAAGTGTCGCAAATTGTTTATTCTGATGGGCTGGCCGCGATCTCCGTATTCATAGAGTCAGGCACACAAAGCCGGACAGAAGGTTCTATGCAGCAAGGCGCGATGAATATCGTCGGCAAGCGTCAGGGCGATTACTGGTTGACAGTTGTTGGGGAAGTTCCGGCGACTGCGATCAAGCAAGTCTCGAATTCCATTGAGTTCAAACCTAAATAA
- a CDS encoding sigma-E factor negative regulatory protein gives MNTTNMTREQISAFADNELSDGHADIALAALRQQDGRDTWNLYHQIGDALRSDDLNTQLSADFTARMFARLDAEATIMVPADKRVSVAKEVSIRRFAMPGMAAAVAVAAFLTVPQMMTPNAPAVTAAAAPETIMVASKDGDVLRDPRIDDYLLAHQRFSPSVYSSAQYARAATFAVDSDK, from the coding sequence ATGAATACGACGAATATGACGCGAGAACAAATATCTGCTTTTGCCGATAACGAATTGTCTGATGGACATGCAGATATCGCTTTGGCTGCGCTGCGTCAGCAAGATGGGCGTGATACGTGGAATCTGTATCATCAAATCGGCGACGCTTTGCGTTCCGACGATTTGAATACGCAACTCAGTGCTGATTTTACTGCGCGGATGTTTGCCCGTTTGGATGCGGAAGCAACCATCATGGTGCCGGCAGACAAGCGCGTGAGCGTGGCAAAGGAAGTGTCGATTAGACGCTTCGCGATGCCTGGCATGGCGGCTGCGGTCGCGGTTGCCGCATTCCTGACTGTGCCACAGATGATGACGCCGAATGCTCCGGCTGTCACAGCAGCGGCTGCGCCAGAAACAATTATGGTTGCAAGCAAGGACGGCGATGTATTGCGCGATCCGCGCATCGACGACTATCTGTTGGCACATCAACGTTTTTCACCTTCTGTGTACAGCAGCGCACAATATGCGCGCGCAGCTACGTTTGCTGTTGATTCGGACAAATAA
- the rpoE gene encoding RNA polymerase sigma factor RpoE gives MTTERDIDQLLVERVQRGDKKAFELLVIKYQRKLMRLVSRLVRDQAEAEDVVQEAFIKAYRALPQFRGDSAFYTWLYRIGINTAKNYLVTQGRRAPTSTEADVEEAETFDDGDHLRDINTPESLLATKQIAQTLNVAMEELPEELRMAITLREIEGLSYDEIAESMGCPIGTVRSRIFRAREAISEKLRPLLDTALDKRW, from the coding sequence TTGACGACAGAACGCGATATTGATCAGCTACTTGTCGAGCGTGTACAACGCGGTGACAAAAAAGCTTTCGAGCTGCTAGTGATCAAGTACCAACGGAAACTGATGCGACTGGTCTCGCGGCTTGTCCGCGACCAGGCTGAGGCTGAAGATGTTGTACAGGAAGCATTTATCAAAGCGTATCGTGCCTTGCCGCAGTTTCGCGGCGATTCTGCGTTTTATACCTGGCTATATCGCATCGGTATCAACACCGCAAAAAATTATTTGGTCACCCAAGGCCGTCGTGCGCCGACATCAACTGAAGCAGATGTCGAAGAAGCAGAAACTTTTGACGACGGAGACCACCTAAGAGATATCAACACACCGGAATCGTTGTTGGCAACAAAGCAAATCGCGCAGACTTTGAATGTTGCGATGGAAGAGTTGCCTGAAGAGTTACGTATGGCGATTACGTTGCGAGAGATCGAAGGATTGAGTTACGACGAGATAGCTGAGTCGATGGGTTGCCCTATCGGCACGGTGCGCAGCCGGATATTCCGGGCGCGCGAAGCCATCTCTGAAAAATTAAGGCCGTTGCTGGATACGGCACTCGATAAACGTTGGTGA
- a CDS encoding protein YgfX — MSIAVSTVINQSRLLSWLIGGMCVALFVIAGIVLLGGVGDISSAARAVVASVCVVVGAYVFLRTLKSRGAYEVHISGTGQIRLVVLQKNDPVGVGQGELVYLLADSTLWSSLLLLRLQNEKQQIHSVVILPDSVTKESFRALLVACRWIVMRHADVDNRYIDEN, encoded by the coding sequence ATGTCTATTGCGGTTTCTACCGTTATCAATCAGTCCAGATTATTATCTTGGCTGATAGGTGGCATGTGTGTCGCTTTATTCGTTATTGCCGGTATTGTGCTTTTGGGTGGCGTTGGGGATATCTCTAGCGCAGCAAGAGCTGTTGTCGCCTCTGTATGCGTGGTGGTTGGGGCTTATGTATTCTTGCGCACCTTGAAGAGCAGAGGCGCATATGAGGTGCACATATCTGGCACTGGGCAGATTCGGCTTGTTGTTTTGCAGAAGAATGATCCGGTTGGTGTAGGGCAGGGCGAGCTAGTGTATTTGCTGGCAGACTCCACATTGTGGTCAAGTTTGTTACTCTTACGTCTACAAAACGAAAAACAGCAAATTCACTCGGTGGTGATTTTGCCGGACTCAGTAACAAAAGAAAGTTTCAGGGCATTATTGGTAGCGTGTCGCTGGATAGTCATGCGTCATGCAGATGTCGATAATCGGTATATCGACGAGAATTAA
- the fabF gene encoding beta-ketoacyl-ACP synthase II has product MSRSSKRRVVVTGLGCISPVGNSVADAWSAVLAGQSGIATITKFDATPFSTHFAGEVKNFNIEDYIPGKEARHMDTFIHYGVAAGMQAMRDSGLVVTEENAERIGVIVGSGIGGLPLIEDTHAELVNRGPRRISPFFVPASIINMISGHLSIIYGLKGPNLAIVTACTTGLHSIGAAGRMIEYGDADVMIAGGAESTISPLGLGGFASARALSSRNDDPATASRPWDKDRDGFVLGEGAGVMVLEEYEHAKARGAKIYAELVGFGMSGDAYHITAPNMDGPRRSMANALKSAEIAPDQVQYLNAHGTSTPLGDKNETEAVKAAFGAHAKKLTVNSTKSMTGHLLGGAGGLESVFTVLAIHHQISPPTINIINQDPECDLDYCANTAREIPIQYAMKNNFGFGGTNGTLIFAKV; this is encoded by the coding sequence TTGAGCCGCTCGAGTAAACGTCGTGTCGTCGTCACTGGTCTTGGTTGTATTTCCCCCGTTGGCAACTCTGTTGCGGACGCATGGAGTGCCGTACTTGCAGGGCAATCCGGAATTGCGACCATCACTAAGTTTGATGCGACGCCCTTCAGCACGCATTTTGCTGGAGAAGTAAAAAACTTCAATATCGAGGATTACATCCCCGGTAAAGAAGCCCGTCACATGGATACCTTTATCCATTACGGCGTGGCAGCTGGCATGCAGGCAATGCGCGACAGTGGTTTGGTTGTGACCGAAGAAAATGCTGAGCGTATCGGTGTGATCGTCGGTTCGGGTATCGGTGGCTTGCCGCTGATCGAAGATACACACGCCGAACTGGTTAACCGCGGCCCGCGTCGTATCAGCCCATTCTTTGTACCTGCGTCGATTATCAATATGATTTCCGGCCATCTTTCGATCATTTATGGTCTGAAGGGTCCGAACTTGGCGATCGTAACGGCATGTACCACTGGTTTGCATTCGATCGGCGCTGCCGGTCGCATGATCGAATACGGTGATGCAGACGTCATGATTGCCGGTGGTGCAGAGTCCACGATTTCGCCATTGGGCTTGGGCGGTTTCGCCTCGGCGCGCGCGTTGTCTTCCCGTAACGATGATCCGGCAACGGCTTCACGTCCTTGGGATAAAGACCGCGATGGCTTTGTCTTGGGTGAAGGCGCTGGCGTGATGGTGCTGGAAGAGTACGAGCATGCGAAAGCACGCGGTGCGAAAATCTATGCTGAGTTGGTCGGTTTTGGTATGAGTGGCGATGCCTACCATATCACTGCGCCAAACATGGACGGTCCACGTCGCAGTATGGCTAACGCATTGAAGAGCGCGGAAATCGCTCCTGATCAAGTGCAATATCTGAATGCACACGGCACATCGACGCCATTAGGCGATAAAAACGAAACAGAGGCAGTGAAAGCTGCATTTGGTGCGCATGCGAAGAAATTGACTGTCAACTCGACCAAATCGATGACAGGGCATTTGCTTGGAGGTGCTGGTGGACTTGAGTCGGTATTCACCGTTCTCGCTATACATCACCAGATTTCTCCGCCGACGATTAACATCATCAATCAGGATCCGGAATGCGATCTCGATTACTGTGCCAATACGGCGCGCGAGATTCCGATTCAGTACGCCATGAAAAATAACTTCGGTTTTGGCGGTACGAACGGTACCTTGATTTTTGCTAAAGTCTGA
- the acpP gene encoding acyl carrier protein, producing the protein MSDIEQRVKKIVAEQLGVAEADIKIESSFVDDLGADSLDTVELVMALEDEFEMEIPDEQAEKITTVQQAIDYAKAHVKAA; encoded by the coding sequence ATGTCGGATATCGAACAACGCGTTAAGAAAATCGTCGCTGAACAATTGGGCGTCGCCGAAGCAGACATCAAAATCGAATCGTCGTTCGTTGACGATCTGGGTGCTGATTCCCTCGACACAGTCGAATTGGTGATGGCACTCGAAGACGAATTCGAAATGGAAATCCCTGACGAACAAGCAGAAAAAATCACAACAGTGCAGCAGGCGATTGATTACGCCAAGGCACACGTAAAAGCAGCGTAA
- the fabG gene encoding 3-oxoacyl-ACP reductase FabG: MTTVDLTGQIALVTGASRGIGRAIAQELAKLGAKVIGTATSESGASAISEYLGSGGKGVVLDVNDAARSVALIDEIQKEFGAVSILVNNAGITQDQLAMRMKDEEWDSVIATNLTSVARLSRAVLRGMMKAKTGRIINITSVVGSSGNAGQMNYAAAKAGVAGMSRALAREIGSRNITVNCVAPGFIDTDMTKTLSEQQIAALLQQVPLGRLGLPEDIASAVSFLASPQASYITGTTLHVNGGMYMN, from the coding sequence ATGACTACAGTTGATTTGACAGGCCAAATAGCTCTGGTAACCGGCGCCTCGCGCGGTATCGGTCGTGCAATTGCACAAGAACTGGCAAAGCTGGGTGCCAAGGTCATCGGCACTGCGACGTCGGAATCCGGCGCCAGTGCGATTTCCGAGTACTTGGGTAGCGGTGGCAAAGGTGTAGTGCTGGACGTCAATGACGCAGCACGCTCGGTTGCACTGATCGATGAAATCCAGAAGGAATTTGGCGCAGTCAGCATTCTCGTCAATAATGCCGGTATTACCCAGGATCAACTGGCGATGCGCATGAAGGACGAGGAGTGGGATAGCGTCATTGCGACGAATCTGACTTCAGTTGCGCGCTTGTCCCGTGCGGTATTGCGCGGCATGATGAAGGCTAAAACCGGTCGTATTATCAACATTACATCGGTTGTCGGTTCGTCCGGCAATGCAGGTCAAATGAATTATGCTGCAGCAAAAGCGGGCGTCGCTGGCATGAGTCGTGCTCTTGCTCGTGAGATCGGTAGTCGCAACATTACTGTTAATTGCGTGGCTCCCGGTTTTATTGATACAGATATGACCAAAACCTTGAGCGAGCAGCAAATTGCTGCCTTGCTGCAACAAGTTCCGTTAGGACGTTTGGGCTTGCCGGAAGACATCGCTTCGGCGGTTAGCTTCCTTGCTTCGCCTCAAGCGAGTTACATTACTGGTACCACGTTGCATGTCAACGGCGGTATGTACATGAACTAA
- the fabD gene encoding ACP S-malonyltransferase has translation MSKFAFVFPGQGSQAIGMLNGFADNAVVQQTLAEASDALQFDLAKLISEGPKEELDLTTNTQPVMLTAAVAMYRAWIAAGGKIPALVAGHSLGEYSALVAAGVIPFKDAVPLVRFRAKAMQEAVPVGQGGMAAILGLSDADVLAVCVEAAQGDIVEAVNFNAPAQVVIAGHKAAIERACEIAKAKGAKRALILPVSAPFHSSLLKPASDRLREHMATLAFNTPQIPLINNVDVAIVSDVNGIKDALVRQAANPVRWVESVQKMAAEGVTDVVECGPGKVLAGLTKRINGELTGHAIVDQASLDAVLELLK, from the coding sequence ATGAGCAAATTCGCATTCGTTTTTCCAGGGCAAGGGTCGCAAGCGATCGGCATGCTCAACGGTTTCGCTGACAACGCAGTTGTGCAGCAAACGTTGGCTGAAGCATCAGACGCATTGCAGTTCGATCTCGCCAAATTAATTTCCGAAGGCCCGAAGGAAGAGCTGGACCTGACTACCAATACTCAACCTGTCATGCTGACTGCCGCCGTCGCGATGTATCGCGCATGGATAGCTGCAGGCGGCAAGATTCCTGCACTCGTTGCAGGTCATAGCCTGGGTGAATATTCGGCGTTGGTTGCTGCAGGCGTGATTCCATTCAAGGACGCTGTGCCGCTGGTGCGTTTTCGCGCCAAAGCCATGCAGGAAGCGGTTCCTGTCGGTCAGGGCGGTATGGCGGCTATTCTGGGCTTGTCTGATGCAGACGTGCTCGCAGTATGCGTAGAAGCGGCTCAGGGCGATATCGTCGAAGCAGTTAACTTCAATGCGCCAGCGCAAGTCGTGATTGCCGGCCATAAAGCTGCGATTGAGCGTGCTTGTGAAATAGCGAAAGCCAAAGGTGCTAAACGTGCCTTGATCTTGCCTGTTTCTGCGCCGTTCCATTCTTCATTGTTGAAGCCGGCATCGGATCGTTTGCGTGAACACATGGCAACACTTGCTTTCAATACGCCGCAGATTCCATTGATCAATAACGTTGATGTCGCGATTGTCAGCGATGTGAATGGCATCAAAGATGCGCTGGTACGTCAGGCCGCCAATCCGGTGCGCTGGGTTGAATCTGTGCAAAAAATGGCAGCAGAAGGTGTCACGGATGTCGTGGAGTGCGGCCCTGGTAAAGTGCTGGCAGGTTTGACCAAGCGTATTAACGGTGAATTGACCGGTCACGCGATTGTTGATCAAGCGTCGTTGGACGCTGTTTTGGAGCTCTTGAAATAA
- a CDS encoding beta-ketoacyl-ACP synthase III, translating into MTLYSKIIGTGSYLPPQRVTNQDLIERLARDGIETSDEWIVSRSGIAARHYADADMQSSDLAVEAAKRALDMAQLAPNDIDLIILATSTPDFFGGFPSTACVVQRKLGITNECAAVDVQAVCSGFVYALSTADKFIKSGSHKKVLVIGAEVFSRIIDFKDRTTCVLFGDGSGAVVLSASEEPGVLATSLHANGSYGDILCGPGRISNGVLEGSAFMYMDGQAVFKLAIGLLDRVANEALQLAKMDASEVDWIVPHQANIRIMQGTAKKLGLSMDKMIVTVDQHGNTSAASIPLALDVGVRDGRIKPGQNVMMEGVGGGFTWGAVLARM; encoded by the coding sequence ATGACTCTCTATAGCAAAATTATCGGTACCGGCAGTTATCTGCCGCCACAACGTGTCACCAATCAGGATTTAATAGAGCGTCTTGCTCGTGATGGCATAGAAACATCCGACGAATGGATCGTTTCTCGCAGCGGGATTGCTGCACGTCATTACGCCGATGCGGATATGCAGTCGAGTGACCTGGCGGTTGAAGCGGCAAAACGTGCGCTGGATATGGCGCAATTGGCACCGAATGATATCGACCTGATTATTTTGGCGACTTCGACGCCTGACTTTTTTGGTGGTTTTCCGAGTACTGCATGCGTGGTGCAACGCAAGTTGGGCATCACGAATGAATGTGCTGCTGTCGATGTGCAAGCGGTGTGCAGCGGTTTTGTCTACGCGTTGTCGACTGCTGACAAGTTCATCAAGTCTGGCTCACATAAAAAAGTGCTGGTGATCGGTGCTGAGGTATTTTCGCGCATCATCGATTTCAAGGATAGAACGACTTGCGTCTTGTTCGGCGACGGTTCCGGTGCGGTCGTCTTGAGTGCATCCGAGGAGCCTGGCGTGCTGGCGACCAGCTTGCATGCAAACGGCAGCTATGGCGATATTCTCTGCGGACCTGGAAGAATCAGTAATGGCGTGCTGGAAGGCAGCGCCTTTATGTATATGGATGGTCAGGCGGTATTCAAGCTGGCGATCGGATTGCTGGACAGAGTTGCCAACGAAGCCTTACAACTGGCGAAAATGGATGCATCCGAAGTGGATTGGATCGTGCCGCACCAAGCCAATATCCGCATCATGCAGGGGACGGCCAAAAAACTCGGTCTCAGCATGGACAAGATGATTGTGACGGTTGATCAGCATGGCAATACATCTGCTGCATCGATTCCATTGGCGCTGGATGTCGGTGTGCGCGATGGTCGTATCAAGCCAGGCCAGAATGTCATGATGGAAGGTGTTGGCGGCGGCTTCACTTGGGGCGCGGTGCTGGCACGGATGTAA
- the plsX gene encoding phosphate acyltransferase PlsX — MTIKISIDCMGGDHGPSVTIPAAISFVKSEPDAELILVGLEDQLLAELKKHKASGHPRLSIVNATEVVTMDDPLEVALRRKKDSSMRVAINLVKQGQADACVSAGNTGALMAISRYVLKTIPGVNRPAICSILPNQKDGPTYMLDLGANVDCEPQHLHQFALMGSALVSAMEGKPRPTVGLLNVGEEDIKGNDVVKQTAVLLRADHEKGTLNFYGNVEGNDIFKGTTDIVVCDGFVGNVTLKASEGLGRFVKSVLTTEFKRTPLTMLGALIARGALKAISQRMNPSRYNGGSLLGLRGLVFKSHGGADAYGYQWAIKRAFDAAKYDVLTRISTKIADLMPQSTLASSSEDSVSATTEQ; from the coding sequence ATGACAATTAAAATATCTATCGACTGTATGGGTGGCGATCACGGCCCCTCAGTCACCATTCCTGCTGCTATTTCGTTTGTCAAAAGCGAGCCAGATGCCGAGCTGATTTTAGTCGGGCTGGAAGATCAGCTTTTGGCCGAACTGAAAAAACACAAGGCAAGTGGGCATCCACGTCTATCGATCGTGAACGCGACCGAAGTCGTGACTATGGACGATCCTCTGGAAGTTGCATTGCGCCGCAAGAAGGATTCTTCTATGCGTGTCGCCATCAATCTGGTCAAGCAAGGGCAGGCGGACGCATGCGTCTCTGCCGGTAACACGGGTGCCTTGATGGCGATCTCGCGTTACGTGCTCAAGACGATCCCTGGTGTTAATCGTCCGGCCATTTGCAGCATACTCCCCAATCAAAAAGACGGTCCTACCTATATGCTCGATCTCGGCGCCAACGTCGATTGCGAGCCGCAGCATTTGCATCAATTTGCATTGATGGGTTCTGCGCTGGTATCGGCGATGGAAGGCAAGCCAAGACCAACGGTCGGTTTGCTCAATGTCGGCGAAGAAGATATCAAAGGTAATGACGTCGTCAAGCAGACAGCTGTCTTGCTGCGTGCTGATCATGAAAAAGGGACGTTGAATTTCTACGGCAATGTCGAAGGCAACGATATCTTTAAAGGTACGACGGATATCGTCGTGTGCGATGGCTTTGTCGGCAATGTCACCTTGAAGGCATCGGAAGGCTTGGGTCGCTTTGTCAAAAGCGTGCTGACGACCGAATTCAAGCGTACTCCTTTGACCATGTTGGGTGCTTTGATTGCACGCGGTGCATTGAAAGCAATTTCACAACGAATGAATCCTTCTCGCTACAATGGCGGCAGTTTGCTGGGTCTGCGCGGCTTGGTATTCAAAAGCCATGGCGGTGCTGATGCCTACGGTTATCAGTGGGCCATAAAACGCGCATTCGATGCTGCCAAATATGATGTGCTGACGCGTATTTCGACAAAAATTGCCGATCTCATGCCGCAATCAACTTTGGCCTCGTCTTCTGAAGACTCGGTTAGTGCCACAACAGAACAATAG
- the rpmF gene encoding 50S ribosomal protein L32: MAVQQNKKTPSKRGMHRSHDFLVAPQLSVEQTTGETHMRHHISPNGFYRGRKVLKTKNDE, encoded by the coding sequence ATGGCTGTTCAACAAAACAAAAAGACACCGTCGAAACGCGGTATGCACCGTTCGCACGACTTCCTGGTTGCTCCGCAACTGAGCGTTGAGCAAACCACCGGTGAAACACACATGCGTCACCATATCAGCCCTAACGGCTTTTATCGTGGTCGTAAAGTCCTGAAAACCAAAAACGACGAATAA
- a CDS encoding YceD family protein, with amino-acid sequence MNAFVIDAFEFSRLREQREGDVAIADLPRLAAESVNMPASLHWSLLGGSDGLGHPQLIMSVSGSIHLMCQRCMTPLKLDIASESVLILAKNDEHADEIDALLADDTIDVIVGSKTLNVSDLIEDEALLAIPLAPKHDVCPDNAAVESAMNARKPSPFDVLKGMKQ; translated from the coding sequence ATGAATGCTTTTGTAATTGATGCCTTCGAGTTCAGTCGGCTTAGAGAGCAGCGTGAAGGCGACGTTGCTATCGCTGATTTGCCGCGGCTTGCTGCAGAATCCGTAAATATGCCTGCATCGCTGCATTGGTCTTTGTTGGGTGGTTCAGATGGACTTGGTCATCCGCAATTGATTATGTCGGTATCCGGCTCAATTCATTTGATGTGTCAGCGTTGCATGACGCCACTGAAACTCGATATTGCATCGGAATCAGTGCTGATTCTTGCAAAAAACGATGAGCACGCTGATGAAATTGACGCGTTGCTGGCAGACGACACCATAGACGTGATTGTTGGTTCAAAGACTTTAAATGTCAGTGATCTGATTGAGGATGAGGCTTTGTTAGCGATTCCTCTGGCGCCTAAGCACGATGTGTGTCCAGACAATGCAGCAGTTGAGAGTGCGATGAATGCAAGAAAACCATCGCCTTTTGATGTGCTGAAAGGTATGAAGCAATAG
- a CDS encoding Maf-like protein — protein MPSPSIQARLILGSSSVYRKELLSRLHLPFEVMVPNIDETALPHESPDTTALRLAQQKAAAIATQAPNSLIIGSDQVATLDDEQIGKPGTHENALKQLQKMRGRKVVFHTALCLFDGRAGISSPRIQLENIQTFVTFRDLPDADLDAYLRIEQPYDCAGSAKNEGLGITIIEKIESNDPTALTGLPLIALTTMLRRANIGFFGN, from the coding sequence ATGCCTTCTCCATCCATCCAAGCACGATTAATACTGGGTTCAAGCTCGGTTTACCGCAAAGAATTGCTATCTCGACTACACCTGCCCTTCGAAGTCATGGTGCCGAATATCGATGAAACCGCTCTTCCTCACGAATCACCCGACACAACGGCATTACGACTGGCACAGCAAAAAGCAGCTGCCATCGCCACCCAAGCACCGAATTCTTTGATTATTGGGTCAGATCAAGTCGCCACGCTGGACGACGAGCAGATAGGCAAGCCAGGTACGCATGAAAATGCATTGAAACAACTGCAAAAAATGCGCGGTCGCAAAGTAGTCTTCCATACAGCACTCTGCCTGTTCGATGGCCGCGCCGGTATTTCATCACCACGCATTCAGCTGGAAAACATCCAAACCTTCGTCACCTTCCGTGATTTGCCGGATGCTGACCTCGATGCATATTTACGTATAGAGCAGCCATACGATTGCGCAGGCAGTGCAAAAAATGAAGGTTTAGGCATCACCATTATCGAAAAAATAGAAAGTAACGATCCGACTGCGCTCACTGGCTTACCGCTCATCGCTCTAACGACCATGCTGCGCCGTGCCAATATCGGCTTTTTCGGCAACTAG
- a CDS encoding SAM-dependent methyltransferase, with translation MPGILYLIPNTLGQAEVSATDPLAHIIPLEVQTTTAKLDYFIAENAKTTRAFLKLIGTHNTLAKPIQEIRIAELNVNTDAKALPALLEPLLSGQDAGLISEAGVPAVADPGANLVRLAHAHGIQVKPLVGPSSLLLAVMASGLSGQNFAFNGYLPIDAAARAKRIKQLEDRSRAEKQTQFFIETPYRNAGLLETLATTCNPNTLICIATDLTLPSEAIKTQTAAKWKADIASGKTPDFHKKPTVFLLLADG, from the coding sequence ATGCCCGGCATTCTCTATCTCATCCCCAATACATTAGGTCAGGCAGAAGTTAGTGCCACCGATCCGCTCGCACACATCATCCCGTTGGAAGTACAAACGACGACAGCCAAGCTCGATTACTTCATTGCGGAAAATGCCAAAACGACGCGCGCCTTTCTCAAGTTAATAGGTACGCACAACACACTGGCAAAGCCGATACAGGAAATACGCATTGCCGAGCTCAACGTCAACACCGACGCCAAAGCATTACCTGCGTTATTAGAGCCGCTGTTGTCTGGGCAAGATGCCGGCTTGATTTCAGAAGCCGGTGTACCGGCTGTAGCTGATCCTGGCGCAAATTTGGTGCGACTGGCACATGCGCACGGCATTCAGGTCAAACCTTTGGTTGGCCCGTCTTCACTACTGCTCGCTGTTATGGCCAGTGGCTTGAGTGGGCAAAATTTCGCCTTCAACGGTTACTTGCCTATCGATGCTGCAGCACGAGCGAAACGCATCAAGCAATTGGAAGATCGCTCCCGCGCTGAAAAACAAACGCAGTTTTTTATCGAGACGCCTTACCGCAATGCTGGACTGCTGGAAACATTAGCAACGACTTGCAATCCCAACACGCTTATTTGCATTGCGACCGATCTCACGCTGCCGTCCGAAGCGATCAAAACACAAACAGCCGCAAAATGGAAAGCGGATATTGCATCCGGGAAAACACCCGACTTCCACAAGAAGCCGACTGTATTTTTACTCTTGGCTGACGGCTGA